A section of the Roseivirga sp. BDSF3-8 genome encodes:
- a CDS encoding tetratricopeptide repeat protein, translated as MKVSRLLLLTVFFQLSYSLTVLAESTPDELVKKGITLYAEKNYMEALVNLNKAIDLDKSYFKAYYLRGVIKAHFGDNHGAMKDFNESLELNPTFTEGYFERGNLKYSLQDYYGAISDYSEVINLNENHVEAYYKRGQAKHQLEAYSDAINDCSKIIEINPKNVDAFYLRGLLLIEHGQLEAGCLDLSKAGELGDLKAYEVIKERCNQKCFTGN; from the coding sequence ATGAAAGTATCTCGTTTGTTACTTCTGACTGTGTTTTTTCAACTGAGCTATAGCCTGACGGTCCTTGCCGAATCCACTCCTGATGAGTTGGTTAAAAAAGGGATCACGCTTTATGCAGAAAAAAATTACATGGAAGCTTTAGTCAATCTGAATAAAGCAATTGACTTAGATAAGTCTTACTTTAAGGCATATTACCTGCGTGGAGTAATCAAAGCCCACTTTGGCGATAATCATGGAGCAATGAAGGATTTTAATGAAAGCCTTGAGCTCAATCCTACTTTTACAGAGGGGTATTTTGAAAGAGGAAATCTAAAATATAGCCTGCAAGACTACTACGGTGCAATCTCTGATTATTCTGAAGTGATTAATTTAAATGAAAATCATGTAGAGGCATACTACAAAAGAGGGCAGGCAAAGCATCAGTTGGAGGCTTACTCTGATGCTATCAATGATTGCTCAAAGATTATCGAAATCAATCCTAAGAATGTTGATGCATTTTACCTGCGCGGGCTACTTCTTATTGAGCACGGCCAGTTGGAGGCCGGGTGCCTGGATCTGAGTAAAGCAGGAGAGTTAGGAGACCTTAAGGCATATGAGGTAATTAAAGAACGCTGTAATCAGAAATGCTTTACGGGTAACTAA